In Cryptomeria japonica chromosome 1, Sugi_1.0, whole genome shotgun sequence, the sequence atttgaatatgttaccaacattatttcaaaaatatataagagtaaaatttgtagaaaattgaatgtagtttctaaactAGTAGTTGTttactttaaaaaaataattatttgacaaaaaatataaaatttaatgcaGTAGTACTAATATTTCAGCAAAAAGATAAGGAGCAGGGGTCTAtctaaccaccctaaccacaatcaaatcgtgatattttttatcttgattttagatataagtagaagactcatgtgaGGATgtcacacatttttttttttaaataaataactaattataatttttttactataagtttttaaaatataaaaacttgtatgtctgaccaccataatttggtgaaaatttaatgaaattcaaatttttttttcaatcttATAGTATACGAAGCTTGGAATCtaatgcatgttttggattcaaaaaatgtgatgccATTACACATATTTTTGAATCatcctatcaatcaggactttagttaGAATATcgtcactttttggcccctcatgatcttcCACATacctagggacaacaaatagaagaattgagatacaaatacaAGAATATCACAACtaattcaacctctttattaccttgcaccattAGAGTGAAAAGGGTCATCCAaatagaacctaacataacacatcatAGGAAATGCACTTtatgaacaagcaagagaggagagagagtttTAGAGGTTTAAGAGGCTTAAATTGTTTAAGCAAAAAGTAATCAAGGgcaacatctccatgcctcatcatgggttggtacatgctatgattattttttataataatgcCACTAGGAGGCAACTTTAGATATTTATGAATAGTAAAAGGAATCACTTTCTTAGAAGAAAGCCAAAGACAtcccaaattcacatgaaattggtcCAATGTAGGAATGATTGCAAAATTCACACTTAGTAACATCCTCTATGAGAAGAGTAATAAAACCAATAGTAGGGTTAGTGCAgaatcaaggggggccaaaaagtggcgatgtgaaaaaaatagccttcttcactcgcctaaacaCGTGAAAAATCCGTGTtcactttttgcttggcctaggtgtcagtacaccctggcttggtaattacctatgcaaatcggatattcgGTTTagttggatatccaatttttatttgtaattttaatttaaaaaatatattatatattacatattatataatatataatatattattatattatataatatatataatggaACCAAAAGCCTCCTGCGAATACAAAAAAACTTCTACTGATTGGCCCAAATTCTGCCAATATTAATCTTCTCCCAAAGGACTTGTCCCAAGATAATGGTACTTCCTCAGAAGTCCCTATCCACAACAATATTCCTTATTCAGGACTATTATCCCCTCCCCCTCCACCCAATCAAGATGCTACCAAGGAGGATAGGCTTTCTACGGAAGGGTCTAAATCCTCTTGGCCTGATGATGAAATAGAAAATTTGGATGATTTGGATATTCTGGATCCCAAATGCATTAGTCAATCTACAAACACACTCCTGGGTAGAGCCAAAGGATCTAAGGGACGCAGAAGCTACAAATCTATCAGAGAACAAAGAGCCCATGAAAAGGGAATTGTCAGTGTTATAGATTATCCTAAAGTATCCAAGGGAGGAAAGACCTCCCTTGGAGAAAGATGATAATTTcctcttggaatgtcaggggcttagcCGCCCCTAACAAAAGACGCTTGATCAAAAGGACCATGACCAAGCTTGCGTCTAATATTTTTTTGCTACAAGAAACTAAGCTAAATCTAGAGAAAGCTCTGGAATTTAAAAAAATTTGCTATTACTAGGATGGTATGTTTCAGGAGGCACAAGGCTCGACAGGAGGGCTTGGGATCCTGTGGAACTCATCATACATTGAGGTATGTATTATCACTTCCCATGAGTTTTGGATGGCATGTTCTATTAAATGTAAACAGTCAAACCTATGTTTCCCAATGTTCAACATCTATGGACCAACCAAAATAGAAGACAAGCGTAAGGTGTGGTGTGAGGTGACGGAGCTGGCTCTTAGATTGGATCTGGGGAAAGTTGTCATGGCGggggatttcaatgcaattctTAGTGTAGAGGATAAAAGGGGTGGTTTAAGGAAGCCTTCTAAGGTGGCAGAAGATTTTATGGATTTTGTTACCAATTGTAAAGTGGTTGATATCATCCCCAAGAATGGGTCCTTTACTTGGAATAACAGAAGGCGAGATTTTAGAGATATTGCTGAAAGATTGGACAGGTTCTTTGTAGGGGAGTGGTGGTTGTTAAGCCATCATTCCATCTATTCTACTATTGAACCCCAAAGTGGGTTGGATCATTATCCAATATCACTAAACATAGGGCAAGACACTGAGCAGCATAAGAATTATTTCAAATTTCTTAGTATGTGGTGGCAGGACCCGACACTTCTCAGTCATATTAAAAGCTGGTGGATTGAAAGTAATGTTTTCTTTGGTTCCCCTAGTTTCAAATTCACAAAAAGGTTACAATTCATCAAAAGGAGATTAAAGGATTGGAACCAAACTTCCTTCAAAAACATCTTCACAGAAAAAGCTAGgattgaagatgaattagaagCAGTCAACTCATTAGTAATGGCTCGTGGAATGACAAAAGTGGAATTCAAAGCTAAAAAATCCCTTAAGAATCAGTATTCTGAGATTCTACGGAGAGAAGAATTGTACTGGAGGGACAAGGAGAGGGAGCATTGGGTAGCTGAGGGTGATATGAACACCAAATTTTCCCATGCCTCTGTAAAGGCAAGAAAATGCGCCAACAGAATCTGTTCGATCCAAGACATGAATAACTCCTAAGTCCATACTCCTAAAGAAAGAGAACAAGTAGCTCTAGATTACTTCATGTGGCTATTGGGAAATGGTAGGGCGGTTGAGTCCACCTCCTTCCTAGCTCTAGATGACATTATACACCCGATACTATATGATGAGGATGGAAAGATGTTGATGGCCCCTTTTACTGTAGATGAGGTTAAATCGGCCACCTTTGCGTTACACCCGAACAAGGTGCCTGGTCCAGATGGTTTAAGTGCTGAGTTCTTTCAAAGATGTTGGAACTTTATGGGGGTTGATATATGGAGGGTGGTAGAAGACTTCAAGAAGGGTGGAAAATTTGTCAAAGAGATAAATCATTCCCTGATATGCCTTATTCCCAAAAAAGTGGAATGCACTGCTATGAAGGACTTTCGACCGATATCTCTATGCAACACATTATACAAGATCATCTCCAAAGCTATGGCAGAGAGACTTAAAGATTTTCTCCCCAAGCTAATTTTGGAACATCAGAATGGTTTTACCCTGGGAAGGGAGATAGCCGACAATATTATCCTAGTTTCAGAAGTCATTCACACCATGCATAAAGAGAAGATTGGAGGAATGACAGTTAAGTTGGACGTGGAAAAAGCATATGACCAGGTGGTATGGAAGTTCCTTCTCTGTGTCCTTGAAAAATTTGGTTTTCCCCCCCAATGGATCGCTTGCATTAAGTTCTGTATCTCTTCGGTCAATTTCTCTCTATTGGTTAATGGGAGTGTTTGTGGTTTTTTTCTTGCTACTAACGGCCTGAGACAAGGCGACCCCCTCTCCCCTTCAATTTTCATCATTATGGTAGAAGTTTTAGGAAGATCCAACACTATAATGAATGGGACAAAAGTATGGAGAAAAATTGGTTCCTGGTCACCCCTACTCAGTTGCCAAAGCTATCGGTCAGGAAAGGAAATAGAAAACATATCAGATGGAAGGCACCCCCCGTGGGATGGCTGAAGCTGAATTTTGATGGTTCATGTCGAGGTAACCCCAGGGTTTTTGGCTTTGGGGTTGTTATTCATAATAGTGAAGGTAAGTTATTATTGGGCAGTTATGGGGCCATGCGGGTTGCCACCAATAATGAAGCAGAAATTCAGGCCCTCTTGGAAGGCCTTAAACTATGCGTCACCAATAAAATGACCAAGATAGTCATTGAAGGGGACTCCTTAGTTATTATTCAGGGGATTATTAAAAGGGGATTCCAGAGTAGGAACCTAAACAAATGGGTCTCGTGCATATCTCGACTTCTtaatgatatcaaccattatgaaATTACTCACACATATAGAGAGGGCAATCGGGTGGCAGAGTGTGTTGCCAATTTGGGCATTGACAACCCCCATGGTACTATCACTTTTGATATGCAATCAGTCTCAGAATCAATTCAGGATCTAATCAAAGTTGATCATGCTCAGTAAGGTCTCTCCGATGGTTTTAGTTTTGGAGGCTTGATAGGACACTATTGGTATTCAGGGTCTATTTTTGATCATTGCACCCTAAGGGCAATGGGAGATATAGCCAAGTGGTCTCAAAATACAGTAGATCTGTAAACAACTCTGACACTTTCCGATTTCTTGGTTCATGATAGATTCTACAATCCTCATTGAGGAGAGTGCGATCTGGAGGAAGCTTCTAGATTGGGATGTTTACTGCTATTTATGTGGGTTCTCTCAGTATGCTTCCATATCCGAATTGTCTTTTTCTAAGTAGGGACTATGGAAAATATGGCCTTCTTTGGAAGAATCTCGTGTGTTAACTATGAGGAGGACCTAAGGGGGTAGCTACAAAATTTGTTTTTCATAGTGGATGTGACCTATGATGCCATGGAGGGATTGATAGGTATGGCCCTCAATCATCAAAGGCACTGGTGCGACTCAAAGATCCTTGAAGCCACGCTAATCCTGGTGGTGGATGTACTAGAGTCAAGTGAAATAATGGTTGGGCTTCTCGACAGATTTGTTAAACCTTTGATGGTGGACATAGTGGCTAACTGTATTCTAAGTTTACCATCTAATCAGAAGCTGAGAGTCCTAAAAGTTTGTTTTCAGACAGAACACTACCTGCCATCAGATAGCTCAGAAGAGGGGTTGTTTAAGGGGCATGGGGAGGAGTTGGACAACGACAGGCACAACTGTGCTATGGAAAAATATCTGGCAAAGATGGATGAGCGGGAAAAAATGAGAATCTTCAACGAGAACGCATGGGAGGTGTTTCATTGTGCTATTATGAACGGAAACATCGAGCCCTTCAGGAGAGTTACCCGATCAGAGGAGTGGTGGTTGTCTGACCAATTGACCAACAATGTCATCCATGTTGGTGAATGCACTTTTGTTATTCTACAAGTCCTGCGTGGCAATTAGTAGTAGATAAGCTTACAAGGGATGGTATATGCCATTATTGACTCGGcattttatgtaattttttaaaatgttaatatagggtgctatccccatacttgatagcacttacccaaaatatatatatatatatatatatatatatatatatatatatatatatatatatatattatatatattatattatattatatatattatatatattatattatattatatatattataatattatataatatataatacgtattatataatatataatattatattatataatatataatattatattatattatatattataatatatataatatataattatatttaataatataatataatatgtattatataatataataatatattatataatatattattatattatatatgttattttaaaataatttaagtataaaaatcgaatATTCGATAAAATCCGATTTTATCAAATATACAGTTTTCTGAGACTTtaatatttcgacagtgacagcctATGAGTCATCTTTAACTCACGGGCTACACAATTTTATCAAAATCCGATATCTGGTGCACCCGATATTCGgttttttggcaaaaaattgctaaaaaatagattgaaaggtaagaattttatcattttcaatcattttcattcattttttgaattttttgttaatgtttatttgatttttcattgaaaatatggttttttcatgaaaactagattttttaaaatcaaatacctaattgtttaaatttgttagctaaatttaattgtttaaatttgttagctaaatttaattgtttacactcaattaggttaaaaatgggggataacaatgaaaacactgaccaaccacaactgcaacaacaaaaccctcatttgccaaacccccccttaattcaggatttgattgcacaaaatttgaatgaattgagggggattgtagaagtatatcgtaggatccctcgtctaaacccaatgtttgatcctctcatgtcgatcataaagagtatggaaaccattaCTGAGGAGCACAATTatgcccttttgtggtgagattctatgagggaaaaatatgcagttgacttgttgtataaggatatcaaggatctcgagatatccaaagtcgaaatcacctcattgtttgtcaatccccacactagtcaacccgtagatccccaaaaaataaaaatttctattaaatggtgcacaaatgatgggattgttaaaacttttgggatcattggtggatggttttcaacaaaccacccaacaacaatcttgatatccccttctatttcataaaaaaattgtatgctgagtttgttttatgcaaacatgtgaactactttgatatctaacctttccagggtgtaggtttaggtatgccccaaaatagacctggggcaattagagtagtctagggcccatatgtcccccctccttctGTTGATCCCCCATGTGCAGTGCAACATCctcatatcatttgtgaggcggcttcatggaccatatcggctattcactctttgagtagccttttggtttcttaggttgcgtcagtagctcaacctactcttgatggtagcggtgcatccagtagcattgacacatcatcctcagctccacacatatgtgtgccccatagttgtgtcatgtgtggacatgtatgcttgggtccagctGGATAGCCCATTGATCCtcttgtggacagtgcagattatgaggtgcatgagatgcatgatgcaccagatattattacacagactagaggataccttggggagtcctcacatgctagaggcgaggaggcaccatcatcatacattgattatgtagtggtaagatttgtattttcacaattcatgttatattttaataaaatatttataaattagataatattaagtactaatttttatttacatggtctatttaatagttgatgactgaggatgagttttgatagattcaggagggcaccttgttggccatttcatttggtctttatagcttgacggtacatatattattccACCTAgtcatttatattttattatacatacatgctcatcatttatattggtatcaattagattatgtagtaacttgcatgtatatcttactTTACTCTTGTAGGGTACAAGCAacacgagtgcggggcagtgtgatttaggatctggtagtgcagttggagacaagagaaaggtaattgaatgcaaatatgattgaatgaatagtttaaataacttatagtgattatacatgtctagacatagattgatagtttcatatacttgttgtgtatatatacagagaattattcacttcacatccttgatgactacacccaatatacctgaagaagaagaagaagagatgcctcgagtagatgtgtgtttattttattttctgattagtagatataatttgttattatcagtgacaattatatgctaacttgtatcaatgtcatgtttctgaacatatgtaggttgtgtatgaaaatattcaaaacatacctcctctaccgaagacatacattaagagtcctgcaaagttgaagagaaaacgtggagatgaggtaaacatgaatagttcaattatagctcatttttatgttaactttttgaatgtgaattatataatataactaatattaatcgtggttcaAATGTTTTTCTTGTGAAGGATCCTTCAAAgctgagcagtgcggcgaagaggatcgattttgatgatctatCAGCAACTTAGGattttataga encodes:
- the LOC131065375 gene encoding uncharacterized protein LOC131065375; protein product: MFNIYGPTKIEDKRKVWCEVTELALRLDLGKVVMAGDFNAILSVEDKRGGLRKPSKVAEDFMDFVTNCKVVDIIPKNGSFTWNNRRRDFRDIAERLDRFFVGEWWLLSHHSIYSTIEPQSGLDHYPISLNIGQDTEQHKNYFKFLSMWWQDPTLLSHIKSWWIESNVFFGSPSFKFTKRLQFIKRRLKDWNQTSFKNIFTEKARIEDELEAVNSLVMARGMTKVEFKAKKSLKNQYSEILRREELYWRDKEREHWVAEGDMNTKFSHASVKARKCANRICSIQDMNNS